The genomic interval GCTTCCGGTGCGTGAGCACCGACCTGCTCACCCGTGCGACGGTCATGCACCGCTCAGGGCTCATGCTCGACGCGATCAAGGCGTCGTCGCGGCTGCCGGTGCTGTTCACCCCGGTGCCGAGCGAGGGTCGGCTGCTGGTCGACGGCGGTGTGCTCGACAATCTGCCGGTCGACAGCGTCACCGAGCGCAGCGAGGGCCCGGTGATCGCCGTGAACATCTCGATGAGCGGCGGTGGGCAGCAGCGGGTGCCTGGGGAGGCACCGCGCCCAGTGCGCATCCCGCCACTGGGGGAGACGATGCTGCGGACGCTGATGATCGGCGGCGGGGGCCCTGTCGAGGCACAGCAGCTGGGCGCCTGGGTGATCACACCGCACTCGATGGGCGTCGGGCTGCTGGAGTTCCATCAGTACGACCGGATGGTCGAGGCCGGTCGCGCCGCCGCCCGCGACCTGCTGGAGCAGACCGGAGGAGATCTGCAGTAGCGCAGATGCGGTACGGTAGCCACATGATCAATCGTTGGTATGCGTATTTTGAGTCGGCTCTGGAGGGGCCGGCGCCGAAGTAGCGCCCACCAACACCTTCAGAGCCGACAAGCCAGAGCAATTGCTCTGGCTTTCGCCGTTTCGGCGGGCTCTGCGCGGGTCCGTCGTGAACCATCACGAATCAGGACAGGACCCATGCACAGCACTGACACCCTCGAGACCACCGCCGACCTGCACGTCGCCGGCTTCACGGCGCTGCCGTCGCCGGCATCCGTCGCAGGCGCGCTGCCGCTCGGCGCCGAGCGCGGCGCACTCGTGGCCCGCACGCGCGCCGAGGTGCGCGCGATCATGGATGGTCGCGATGATCGGATGCTGGTGATCGCCGGCCCCTGCTCGATCCACGACACCGACGCCGGGCTCGAATACGCCGGGCGCCTGGTGCGCGAGGCCGAGCGCCACCGCGACGACCTGCTGATCGTGATGCGCGCGTACTTCGAGAAGCCGCGCACCACGGTGGGCTGGAAGGGCCTCATCAACGACCCGCACCTGGACGGCAGCCACGACATCGAGACCGGGCTGCGGATGGCCCGCGGATTCCTGCGCGATGTCACCGCTCTCGGCATGCCGTGCGGCACGGAGTTCCTCGAGCCGATCAGCCCGCAGTACACCGCCGACCTCATCACGTGGGGTGCCATCGGCGCACGCACGACCGAGAGCCAGATCCACCGCCAGCTCGCCTCCGGCCTGTCGATGCCGATCGGCTTCAAGAACGGCACCGATGGCGGGCTGCAGGTCGCCCTGGATGCCGCGTCGGCAGCATCCGCCCCGCAGGCCTTCCTCGGCATCGGCGGTGACGGGCGCGCGAGCCTGGTCGCGACCACAGGCAACCCCGACACGTCCGTGATCCTTCGCGGCGGCGCCGACGGACCGAACTACGGCGCTGAGCACGTGCGGCGCGCGTCGGAGCGGCTGTCGGCCGCCGGGCTCACGACGCGGGTGATCGTCGACGCGAGCCACGCCAACAGCGGCAAGGACCACCTGCGGCAGGCCGAGGTCGTCGCCGAGCTGGCCGCGCAGATCGCGACCGACGGTTCGGCGATCGCCGGTGTGATGCTGGAGAGCAACCTCGTCGCCGGCGCACAGAAGCTCGATGTCGCATCGGGACCGGCCGGTCTGGTGCGCGGACAGAGCGTGACGGATGCCTGCATGGGCTGGGATGCCACGGCTGAGGCGCTCGCGCAGCTGGCCGCGGCCACGCGGGCGCGACGGGGCTGACCCCGTCAGTCGTCCCGTCGGATGATGTCCAGCCCGGCGGCGGCGTA from Microbacterium sp. H1-D42 carries:
- a CDS encoding 3-deoxy-7-phosphoheptulonate synthase — protein: MHSTDTLETTADLHVAGFTALPSPASVAGALPLGAERGALVARTRAEVRAIMDGRDDRMLVIAGPCSIHDTDAGLEYAGRLVREAERHRDDLLIVMRAYFEKPRTTVGWKGLINDPHLDGSHDIETGLRMARGFLRDVTALGMPCGTEFLEPISPQYTADLITWGAIGARTTESQIHRQLASGLSMPIGFKNGTDGGLQVALDAASAASAPQAFLGIGGDGRASLVATTGNPDTSVILRGGADGPNYGAEHVRRASERLSAAGLTTRVIVDASHANSGKDHLRQAEVVAELAAQIATDGSAIAGVMLESNLVAGAQKLDVASGPAGLVRGQSVTDACMGWDATAEALAQLAAATRARRG